Proteins encoded in a region of the Malaciobacter mytili LMG 24559 genome:
- the rpoC gene encoding DNA-directed RNA polymerase subunit beta', with product MSNNEKVLEPIEIKELERPQDFSAFQLRLASPEKILSWSCGEVKKPETINYRTLKPERDGLFCAKIFGPIKDYECLCGKYKKMRYKGVVCEKCGVEVTSAKVRRHRMGHIDLVSPVAHIWMVSSLPTRIGTLLGVKLKDLERVLYYEAYIVSEPGEAYYDNEKTKKVLKYDILNEEQYRTISDLFDHTGFRANMGGDIVRDLLENLDLFELLQSLKDEMQNTKSEAKRKTIVKRLKVVENFINSGNRPEWMMLTKLPVLPPDLRPLVSLEGGKFAVSDVNDLYRRVINRNNRLKRLTELDAPEIIIRNEKRMLQEAVDALFDNGKTANAVKGANKRPLKSLSEIIKGKQGRFRQNLLGKRVDFSGRSVIVVGPSLNMDQCGIPKKMALELFKPHLMAKLEEKGYATTLKSAKRLIESETNEVWECLSEIVNEYPILLNRAPTLHKLSIQGFHPVLIDGKAIQLHPLVCAAFNADFDGDQMAVHVPLSQEAVAEAKILMMSSMNILLPASGRAIAVPSQDMILGIYYLSLEKDGVKGEHKLITDVNEAKAALEMGKVDLHAKIRTKVDNKVIHTTIGRLIIKEILPSFVPDTLWNKRLKKKDIGTLVDYIYKHGGYSVTPRFLDNLKNLGFRYATEAGISVSIDDIRVPEAKTEHVAKSKKEVIEVQKQFSQGLLTEQERYNKIIDIWTEINNTLGSEMMEMIQSDKDGFNSIYMMADSGARGSAAQIRQLAGMRGLMAKPDGSIIETPIISNFREGLNVLEYFISTHGARKGLADTALKTANAGYLTRKLIDVSQNVRITNEDCGTHEGIEITDLSSGNELIESLEERITGRVIAEDIIDPISNEILFTEGTLITEEDAKVVADAEVKSVVIRTPLTCKEENGLCSKCYGLNLGEQRKANPGEAVGVLAAQSIGEPGTQLTLRTFHVGGTASATQTERELRVDKEGFIRYYNIKKYVDKNGKNIVANRRNAGILLVEPKINAPFKGRVTVDTIHEETVLTISNGKEEKKYYLRKNDVAKANELAGVSGKIDGKLYLPYSDGDEVDVNESIVEMIKDGWNVPNRIPYASLLKVEDGAPITSKIVSNAKGVVKYYKLTGDYLERRHDIKSGDEVNEKGLFAVIVDADDREALRHYIARGSIVQLDDNVAVEKDSLIAVPKTSEQVVIAEWDPYANPTIAEKAGTVTFEDIIPGVTVSEQYDELTGTSKLVVSEYIPAGYKPAIVLATDKKELIRYTLDPKTSLNVNEGQKVEVADVLGKTPKATQKSKDITGGLPRVSELFEARRPKNIAILASFDGIVSFGKPLRNKQRILITDENGAKVEYLVEKSKQILVHEGEFVHAGEALTDGQISSHDILRILGEKALHSFIVSEVQQVYRSQGVNIADKHIEVILSQMLRQVSILDGGDTKFIIGDMVSKKRFQAENTRIIKLGGEPAIAEPLLLGITRAAVTSDSIISAASFQETTKVLTEAAISAKMDMLEDLKENVVIGRTIPVGTGLYKNKRVKFSYGDKK from the coding sequence ATGAGTAATAACGAAAAAGTATTAGAACCTATCGAAATAAAAGAGTTAGAAAGACCACAAGATTTTTCTGCGTTTCAATTAAGATTAGCAAGTCCAGAGAAGATTCTTTCTTGGTCTTGTGGTGAAGTTAAAAAACCAGAAACAATTAACTATAGAACTTTAAAACCAGAAAGAGATGGTCTTTTTTGTGCTAAAATTTTTGGACCAATAAAAGATTACGAGTGTCTTTGTGGTAAATACAAAAAAATGAGATATAAAGGTGTTGTTTGTGAAAAATGTGGTGTTGAAGTAACATCTGCAAAAGTTAGAAGACACAGAATGGGTCATATTGACCTTGTATCTCCAGTTGCACACATTTGGATGGTATCTTCTCTTCCTACAAGAATTGGTACTTTATTAGGTGTAAAACTAAAAGATTTAGAAAGAGTATTATATTATGAAGCATATATAGTAAGTGAACCAGGTGAAGCTTATTATGATAATGAAAAAACTAAAAAAGTTTTAAAATATGATATTTTAAATGAAGAACAATATAGAACAATTTCTGATTTATTTGACCACACTGGATTTAGAGCAAATATGGGTGGGGATATAGTTAGAGATTTATTAGAAAATTTAGATTTATTTGAGCTTTTACAATCTTTAAAAGATGAAATGCAAAATACTAAATCTGAAGCAAAAAGAAAAACTATTGTTAAAAGATTAAAAGTAGTAGAAAACTTTATTAACTCTGGAAATAGACCTGAATGGATGATGTTAACTAAATTACCAGTTCTTCCACCAGATTTAAGACCACTTGTATCTTTAGAAGGTGGTAAATTTGCTGTTTCAGATGTTAATGATTTATATAGAAGAGTTATTAATAGAAATAACAGATTAAAAAGATTAACAGAACTTGATGCACCTGAAATTATTATTAGAAATGAAAAAAGAATGCTTCAAGAAGCAGTTGATGCTTTATTTGATAATGGTAAAACAGCTAATGCGGTTAAAGGTGCAAATAAAAGACCTTTAAAATCTTTATCTGAAATTATCAAAGGTAAGCAAGGAAGATTTAGACAAAACTTACTTGGTAAAAGGGTTGATTTCTCTGGAAGATCAGTTATTGTTGTAGGTCCAAGTTTAAATATGGATCAATGTGGTATTCCAAAGAAAATGGCTTTAGAATTATTTAAACCACATTTAATGGCTAAGTTAGAAGAAAAAGGTTATGCAACAACTTTAAAATCTGCAAAGAGATTAATTGAGAGTGAAACAAATGAAGTTTGGGAATGTTTATCGGAAATTGTAAATGAATATCCTATATTATTAAACAGAGCACCAACTCTTCACAAACTTTCAATTCAAGGGTTCCACCCTGTATTAATTGATGGTAAAGCTATTCAGTTACACCCACTTGTTTGTGCTGCGTTTAACGCCGACTTCGATGGTGACCAAATGGCTGTTCACGTGCCTTTATCTCAAGAAGCAGTTGCAGAAGCTAAAATTTTAATGATGTCTTCTATGAATATTCTTTTACCTGCATCAGGTAGAGCTATTGCAGTTCCATCACAAGATATGATTTTAGGTATTTATTACCTATCATTAGAAAAAGATGGTGTAAAAGGAGAGCATAAACTTATTACTGATGTTAATGAAGCAAAAGCTGCATTAGAGATGGGTAAAGTTGATTTACATGCAAAAATTAGAACAAAAGTAGATAATAAAGTTATCCATACAACAATTGGAAGACTTATTATTAAAGAAATTTTACCATCATTTGTTCCTGATACATTATGGAATAAAAGATTAAAGAAAAAAGATATTGGAACATTAGTTGATTATATTTATAAACATGGTGGATATAGTGTAACTCCAAGATTTTTAGATAACCTTAAAAACTTAGGTTTTAGATATGCAACAGAAGCTGGAATTTCTGTATCTATTGATGATATTAGAGTACCAGAAGCAAAAACTGAGCACGTAGCTAAATCTAAAAAAGAAGTTATTGAAGTTCAAAAACAATTCTCGCAAGGTTTATTAACTGAGCAAGAAAGATATAATAAAATTATTGATATTTGGACAGAGATTAATAATACTCTTGGTTCTGAGATGATGGAAATGATCCAATCTGATAAAGATGGATTTAACTCAATTTACATGATGGCTGACTCAGGAGCTAGGGGTTCTGCTGCTCAAATTAGACAGCTAGCAGGTATGAGGGGTCTTATGGCAAAACCAGATGGTTCTATTATTGAGACACCAATTATTTCAAACTTTAGAGAAGGTCTAAACGTTCTTGAGTACTTTATTTCTACTCACGGAGCTAGAAAAGGTCTTGCCGATACAGCTTTAAAAACTGCCAATGCAGGGTATTTAACAAGAAAGCTTATCGATGTTTCACAAAATGTAAGAATTACAAATGAGGATTGTGGAACTCATGAGGGTATTGAAATTACAGATTTATCTTCTGGTAATGAGTTAATTGAAAGTTTAGAAGAGAGAATTACAGGAAGAGTAATTGCTGAAGATATTATTGACCCTATCTCAAATGAGATTTTATTTACAGAAGGGACTCTAATTACTGAAGAAGATGCAAAAGTTGTTGCAGATGCGGAAGTTAAATCAGTAGTTATTAGAACTCCATTAACTTGTAAAGAAGAAAATGGTTTATGTTCAAAATGTTATGGTCTAAACCTAGGTGAGCAAAGAAAAGCAAATCCAGGTGAAGCTGTTGGGGTACTTGCTGCTCAATCTATTGGGGAACCAGGAACTCAGCTGACACTTAGAACTTTCCACGTTGGGGGAACTGCAAGTGCAACTCAAACAGAAAGAGAGTTAAGAGTAGATAAAGAAGGTTTCATTAGATACTATAACATTAAAAAGTATGTTGATAAAAATGGTAAAAACATTGTTGCTAACAGAAGAAATGCTGGTATTTTATTAGTTGAACCAAAAATCAATGCTCCATTTAAAGGTAGAGTAACAGTTGATACTATCCACGAAGAGACAGTTTTAACAATCTCAAATGGAAAAGAAGAGAAAAAATACTATTTAAGAAAGAATGATGTTGCTAAAGCAAATGAATTAGCAGGTGTTTCTGGAAAAATTGATGGTAAATTATATCTTCCATACTCAGATGGTGATGAAGTAGATGTAAATGAATCTATTGTTGAGATGATTAAAGATGGATGGAATGTACCAAACAGAATCCCTTATGCATCTTTATTAAAAGTTGAAGATGGTGCGCCAATTACATCTAAAATTGTATCAAATGCAAAAGGTGTAGTTAAATATTATAAATTAACTGGTGACTATTTAGAAAGAAGACATGATATTAAATCTGGTGACGAAGTAAATGAAAAAGGACTTTTTGCAGTTATTGTTGATGCAGACGATAGAGAAGCATTAAGACACTATATTGCAAGAGGATCTATTGTTCAATTAGATGACAATGTTGCTGTTGAAAAAGATTCTTTAATTGCAGTTCCAAAAACTTCTGAGCAAGTAGTAATTGCTGAGTGGGATCCATATGCAAACCCAACAATTGCTGAAAAAGCAGGTACAGTTACATTTGAAGATATTATTCCTGGTGTAACAGTTTCTGAGCAATATGATGAACTAACAGGAACTTCAAAACTTGTTGTTAGTGAGTATATCCCAGCTGGATATAAACCAGCTATCGTATTAGCTACTGATAAAAAAGAGTTAATTAGATATACATTGGATCCAAAAACTTCATTAAACGTAAATGAAGGACAAAAAGTTGAAGTAGCAGATGTATTAGGTAAAACTCCTAAAGCTACTCAAAAATCAAAAGATATTACTGGAGGTCTTCCAAGAGTATCTGAATTATTTGAAGCAAGAAGACCAAAAAATATTGCAATCTTAGCTTCATTTGATGGAATTGTTTCTTTTGGAAAACCATTAAGAAATAAACAAAGAATCTTAATTACAGATGAAAATGGTGCTAAAGTTGAGTATTTAGTTGAAAAATCTAAACAAATTTTAGTACACGAAGGTGAGTTCGTTCATGCTGGTGAAGCATTAACTGATGGACAAATCTCATCTCATGATATATTAAGAATTTTAGGTGAAAAAGCACTTCACTCATTTATTGTATCTGAAGTACAGCAAGTATATAGATCTCAAGGGGTAAATATTGCTGATAAACATATTGAGGTTATTTTATCTCAAATGTTAAGACAGGTATCTATTTTAGATGGTGGAGATACAAAATTCATCATTGGTGATATGGTTTCTAAGAAAAGATTTCAAGCTGAAAATACTAGAATTATTAAACTTGGTGGAGAACCAGCTATTGCAGAACCTTTATTATTAGGTATTACAAGAGCTGCTGTAACATCTGACTCTATTATCTCAGCTGCATCATTCCAAGAGACAACAAAAGTTCTAACAGAAGCCGCAATTTCTGCAAAAATGGATATGTTAGAAGACTTAAAAGAAAATGTTGTTATTGGTAGAACAATTCCTGTTGGAACTGGTCTATATAAAAACAAAAGAGTAAAATTCTCTTATGGAGATAAAAAATAA
- the rpoB gene encoding DNA-directed RNA polymerase subunit beta, which yields MLNSLKSGNRLRVDFAKNPQQIEIPNLLQLQQSSYDNFLMIGKDERTEAGIEKVFKSVFPIHDAQNRITLEYLGSEVGKPKYDVRESMVRGLTYSIPLKINIRLTLWELDEKTGEKIGVKDMKEQSLFIREIPLMTDRTSFIVNGVERVVVNQLHRSPGVIFKEEEANTAGNKLIYTGQIIPDRGSWLYFEYDAKDVLYVRINKRRKVPVTILFRALGYSKEDIIKLFYPIINIKIKNNKFLTKFNADDYAGRLDFDLKDDKGNLILGAGKRLTARKAKALVDGGLDLVEYPVELLMDRSTANAIFDPESGEVLFDALTNLDELKLKKLLDLGFDSFDIANDLAAGVDDSIINAFKADAESLKLLKQTEQIDDENDLSAIRIYKVMRPGEPVTKEAAKEFVKKLFFDPERYDLTKVGRMKMNHKLGVCVPEYVTVLTYEDIIKTVQYLVKVKSGHGHIDDRDHLGNRRIRAIGELLANELHSGLIKMQKAIRDKMTTLSGTLEDLMPHDLVNSKMITSTITEFFTSGQLSQFMDQTNPLSEVTHKRRLSALGEGGLVKERAGFEVRDVHPTHYGRICPVETPEGQNIGLINTLSTFAKVNELGFIEAPYKKVKEGVVTNEIVYMTATLEEGLVIAPGSTKVDDNGKIIEPLIEARQDGEILLIEKNKVDYIDISSQMVMGVAASLIPFLEHDDANRALMGSNMMRQAVPLLRPNAPIVGTGLEKTVARDAWEAIKASRGGVVEKADAKNIYIRGEDENGAFIDHYEINKNVRTNNNTSFGQRVAVKAGDVVEKGQVIADGPSMDKGELAVGVNAMVAFMPWNGYNYEDAIVLSQRLIEEDAFTSVHIYEKEVECRELKHGNEEITRDLPGVKEESISHLDASGIVKIGTYVKPGMILVGKVTPKGEIKPTPEERLLRAIFGEKAGHVINKSLYCPTSMEGIVVDVKVFTKKGYEKDERAIAEIESEKNELDVKHHDKLLMLDREEILKINNLLSKAALEKDVDVEGTVFKKGESIPLDALANVNRFAMKKVVASYSKAVQDEYNNIKEHFIKQKSILREEHEEKLQVLEHDDILASGVIKQVKVYIATKRKIKVGDKMAGRHGNKGIVSNIVPQVDMPYLEDGTTVDVILNPLGVPSRMNIGQILEVHLGLVGKRLGNQIQGIFEAKREDFINDLRNKMTEIASVAKLMKAKEFIETLSDEDLVSYAQDWAKGVRFATQVFDGVKGEEFERLFELAKIDSDGKSTLYDGKTGNKMKERVNVGYMYMLKLHHLVDEKVHARSTGPYSLVTQQPVGGKALFGGQRFGEMEVWALEAYGATSVLKEMLTTKSDDVEGRTKAYRAIANGENVPKSGVPETFFVLTKELKALGLDVDIFDEVEENE from the coding sequence ATGTTAAACTCTTTAAAATCTGGTAATAGACTTAGAGTTGATTTTGCAAAAAATCCACAACAAATTGAAATTCCAAATCTACTACAATTACAACAAAGCTCTTATGATAACTTTCTAATGATTGGCAAAGATGAAAGAACAGAAGCTGGTATAGAAAAAGTCTTTAAATCAGTTTTCCCTATTCATGATGCTCAAAACAGAATAACTTTAGAATATTTAGGAAGTGAAGTAGGAAAACCTAAATATGATGTTAGAGAGTCTATGGTTAGAGGTCTAACTTATTCAATTCCTTTAAAAATCAATATTAGATTAACATTATGGGAACTTGACGAAAAAACTGGTGAAAAAATCGGTGTTAAAGATATGAAAGAGCAATCTTTATTTATCAGAGAAATACCGCTTATGACAGATAGAACATCATTTATTGTTAATGGTGTTGAGAGAGTTGTTGTAAATCAGTTACATAGATCTCCAGGTGTTATCTTCAAAGAAGAAGAGGCTAATACAGCAGGTAATAAACTAATCTATACTGGTCAAATTATTCCAGATAGAGGTTCTTGGTTATATTTTGAGTATGATGCAAAAGATGTATTATATGTAAGAATTAATAAAAGAAGAAAAGTTCCTGTTACTATTTTATTTAGAGCATTAGGTTACTCTAAAGAAGATATTATTAAATTATTCTACCCAATTATTAATATTAAGATTAAAAATAATAAATTCTTAACAAAATTTAATGCAGATGATTATGCTGGAAGATTAGATTTTGATTTAAAAGATGATAAAGGTAACTTAATCTTAGGTGCAGGGAAAAGGCTAACAGCTAGAAAAGCAAAAGCTTTAGTTGATGGTGGTCTTGACTTAGTTGAATATCCAGTTGAATTATTAATGGATAGATCAACAGCTAATGCTATTTTTGATCCAGAATCAGGAGAAGTATTATTTGATGCACTTACAAATTTAGATGAATTAAAATTAAAAAAACTTTTAGATTTAGGTTTTGATTCTTTTGATATTGCAAACGATTTAGCTGCTGGTGTTGATGATTCTATTATTAATGCATTTAAAGCTGATGCTGAATCTTTAAAATTATTAAAACAAACAGAACAAATTGATGATGAAAATGATTTATCAGCAATTAGAATTTATAAAGTTATGAGACCAGGTGAGCCTGTAACTAAAGAAGCAGCAAAAGAGTTCGTTAAAAAATTATTCTTTGATCCAGAGAGATACGACTTAACAAAAGTTGGAAGAATGAAAATGAACCATAAATTAGGTGTTTGTGTTCCTGAGTATGTTACAGTATTAACATATGAAGATATTATTAAAACTGTTCAATACCTTGTAAAAGTTAAATCTGGTCATGGACATATTGATGATAGGGATCACTTAGGTAATAGAAGAATTAGAGCAATTGGTGAGCTTTTAGCAAATGAGTTACACTCTGGACTTATTAAAATGCAAAAAGCTATTAGAGATAAAATGACTACATTAAGTGGAACATTAGAAGATTTAATGCCACATGATTTAGTTAACTCTAAAATGATTACATCAACAATTACTGAATTCTTTACATCTGGGCAATTATCTCAGTTTATGGATCAAACTAACCCATTATCAGAAGTTACTCATAAAAGAAGACTTTCTGCATTAGGTGAGGGTGGTTTAGTAAAAGAAAGAGCTGGATTTGAAGTAAGGGACGTTCACCCAACACACTATGGAAGAATCTGTCCTGTTGAAACTCCAGAGGGTCAAAATATTGGTCTTATTAATACTTTATCTACATTTGCAAAAGTAAATGAATTAGGATTTATTGAAGCTCCTTATAAAAAAGTAAAAGAGGGTGTTGTAACTAACGAAATCGTTTATATGACTGCAACATTAGAAGAAGGACTTGTAATTGCTCCTGGTTCAACAAAAGTTGATGATAATGGAAAAATTATTGAGCCTTTAATTGAAGCAAGACAAGATGGAGAAATCCTACTTATTGAAAAAAATAAAGTAGATTATATTGATATTTCTTCTCAAATGGTTATGGGAGTTGCTGCTTCATTAATTCCATTCTTAGAACACGATGATGCCAACAGGGCATTAATGGGTTCAAACATGATGAGACAAGCTGTTCCACTATTAAGACCTAATGCTCCAATCGTTGGAACTGGTTTAGAAAAAACAGTTGCAAGAGATGCTTGGGAAGCAATTAAAGCTTCAAGAGGTGGAGTTGTAGAAAAAGCAGATGCTAAAAATATTTATATTAGAGGTGAAGATGAAAACGGTGCTTTCATTGATCACTATGAAATAAATAAAAATGTAAGAACAAATAATAATACTTCATTTGGTCAAAGAGTTGCAGTTAAAGCTGGTGATGTAGTTGAAAAAGGACAAGTTATTGCTGATGGTCCATCTATGGATAAAGGTGAGTTAGCAGTAGGTGTTAATGCAATGGTTGCATTTATGCCATGGAATGGATATAACTACGAGGATGCAATTGTATTATCTCAAAGATTAATTGAAGAAGATGCTTTTACTTCTGTTCATATTTATGAAAAAGAAGTTGAATGTAGAGAATTAAAACATGGAAATGAAGAAATTACTAGAGATTTACCAGGTGTAAAAGAAGAGTCAATTTCTCATTTAGATGCATCAGGTATCGTTAAAATTGGTACTTATGTAAAACCTGGAATGATTTTAGTTGGAAAAGTAACACCAAAAGGTGAGATTAAACCAACTCCTGAAGAAAGACTTTTAAGAGCAATCTTTGGGGAAAAAGCTGGGCATGTTATTAATAAATCATTATATTGTCCAACATCAATGGAAGGTATTGTAGTTGATGTTAAAGTATTCACTAAAAAAGGATATGAAAAAGACGAAAGAGCAATAGCTGAAATTGAATCTGAGAAAAATGAATTAGATGTTAAGCATCATGATAAATTACTAATGTTAGATAGAGAAGAGATTTTAAAAATCAACAATTTATTATCTAAAGCAGCATTAGAAAAAGATGTAGATGTAGAAGGAACAGTATTTAAAAAAGGTGAAAGTATTCCTTTAGATGCTTTAGCAAATGTAAATAGATTTGCTATGAAAAAAGTAGTTGCTTCTTATAGTAAAGCAGTTCAAGATGAATATAATAATATTAAAGAACACTTTATTAAACAAAAATCTATTTTAAGAGAAGAGCATGAAGAAAAACTTCAAGTTCTTGAGCACGATGATATTTTAGCAAGTGGTGTTATTAAACAAGTAAAAGTTTATATTGCTACAAAAAGAAAAATCAAAGTTGGGGATAAAATGGCCGGAAGACACGGTAACAAAGGTATCGTTTCTAACATAGTTCCTCAAGTTGATATGCCATATTTAGAAGATGGAACAACAGTTGATGTTATTCTTAACCCACTAGGGGTTCCTTCAAGGATGAATATTGGACAAATTCTAGAAGTACACTTAGGATTAGTTGGTAAAAGATTAGGTAATCAAATCCAAGGTATTTTTGAAGCAAAAAGAGAAGACTTTATTAATGACCTTAGAAATAAGATGACTGAAATTGCTTCAGTTGCAAAACTAATGAAAGCAAAAGAATTTATTGAAACTTTAAGTGATGAAGATTTAGTATCTTATGCACAAGATTGGGCAAAAGGTGTAAGATTTGCTACTCAAGTATTTGATGGTGTTAAAGGTGAAGAGTTTGAAAGACTATTTGAATTAGCAAAAATTGATAGCGATGGTAAATCTACACTTTATGATGGAAAAACTGGTAATAAAATGAAAGAGAGAGTTAATGTAGGTTATATGTATATGCTTAAACTTCACCACTTAGTTGATGAAAAAGTACACGCAAGATCTACTGGACCTTACTCATTAGTAACACAACAACCAGTTGGAGGTAAAGCACTATTTGGTGGACAAAGATTCGGAGAAATGGAGGTTTGGGCACTAGAAGCTTATGGTGCAACTTCAGTTCTTAAAGAGATGCTTACTACAAAATCGGATGATGTTGAAGGTAGAACAAAAGCATATAGAGCTATTGCAAACGGTGAAAATGTTCCAAAATCAGGTGTTCCTGAAACGTTCTTCGTATTAACTAAAGAGTTAAAAGCTTTAGGATTAGACGTTGATATTTTTGACGAGGTAGAAGAGAATGAGTAA
- the rplL gene encoding 50S ribosomal protein L7/L12, translating into MAISKEDVLEYISGLSVLELSELVKEFEEKFGVSAQPVAVAGAAVATADAAEEKTEFDVVIVDSGDKKINVIKEIRALTGLGLKEAKAAAEETPSTIKEGVSKEDAEAAKAQLEAAGAKVEIK; encoded by the coding sequence ATGGCAATTTCTAAAGAAGACGTATTAGAATACATCTCAGGTTTATCTGTATTAGAATTATCTGAATTAGTAAAAGAATTTGAAGAAAAATTTGGAGTATCTGCTCAACCAGTTGCTGTAGCTGGTGCTGCAGTTGCTACTGCTGATGCTGCTGAAGAAAAAACTGAATTTGACGTAGTTATCGTTGATTCAGGTGACAAAAAAATCAATGTTATTAAAGAGATCAGAGCTTTAACTGGTCTTGGATTAAAAGAAGCAAAAGCTGCTGCTGAAGAAACTCCATCTACAATTAAAGAGGGTGTATCTAAAGAAGATGCAGAAGCTGCAAAAGCTCAATTAGAAGCTGCTGGAGCAAAAGTAGAAATTAAATAA
- the rplJ gene encoding 50S ribosomal protein L10: MTKQQKAEVVDFLTSEFKQSLAIVVCDYKGLTHKELERLRKEAKANNTKVQVAKNTLVTVAVKNAELGDVELSGTNIFLWSEDQISACKVADKFAEANKEKFAIKSGIIEGQIADLARVNAFAKLPSREELLGMLASVWMGPVRNFTIGLDALRRKKEEEAA; encoded by the coding sequence ATGACTAAACAACAAAAAGCTGAAGTAGTTGATTTCTTAACTTCTGAGTTTAAACAATCATTAGCTATAGTAGTATGTGATTATAAAGGACTTACTCATAAAGAGTTAGAAAGATTAAGAAAAGAAGCAAAAGCTAACAATACTAAAGTTCAAGTTGCAAAAAATACATTAGTAACAGTTGCAGTTAAAAATGCTGAGTTAGGAGATGTTGAGTTAAGTGGAACTAACATTTTCTTATGGTCAGAAGATCAAATCTCTGCTTGTAAAGTTGCTGATAAATTTGCTGAAGCAAATAAAGAAAAATTTGCAATTAAATCTGGTATCATTGAAGGTCAAATTGCTGATCTTGCAAGAGTTAATGCATTTGCTAAATTACCATCTAGAGAAGAACTTCTTGGAATGCTTGCATCTGTATGGATGGGACCTGTTAGAAACTTTACTATTGGTCTTGATGCTCTTAGAAGAAAAAAAGAAGAAGAGGCTGCTTAA
- the rplA gene encoding 50S ribosomal protein L1, translating to MAKVSKRYKALLEKIEDRSYSLAEACNHLKELKSAKFDESVEIALNLNVDPRHADHMIRGAVVLPNGTGKTVRVAVFAKGTKMDEAKAAGADIVGNDDLAADIQAGNINFDVLIATPDCMGIVGKVGRILGPKGLMPNPKTGTVTMDVTKAVNDAKGGQVTYRVDKKGNMQAAVGKVSFSGEAINENIRAFVAAINKAKPSTAKGKYITNAAVSLTMSPSIRLDTVELMDVK from the coding sequence ATGGCAAAAGTTTCAAAAAGATATAAAGCATTATTAGAAAAAATTGAAGATAGAAGCTACTCTTTAGCAGAAGCTTGTAATCACTTAAAAGAGTTAAAGTCTGCAAAATTTGACGAAAGTGTTGAAATTGCATTAAACCTAAATGTAGATCCAAGACATGCTGACCATATGATTAGAGGTGCAGTTGTTCTTCCAAATGGTACTGGTAAAACTGTTAGAGTTGCAGTTTTTGCTAAGGGAACTAAAATGGATGAAGCAAAAGCAGCTGGTGCAGATATTGTTGGAAATGATGATTTAGCAGCTGATATTCAAGCTGGTAATATCAACTTTGATGTTTTAATTGCAACTCCTGATTGCATGGGAATTGTAGGAAAAGTTGGTAGAATCTTAGGACCAAAAGGTTTAATGCCAAATCCAAAAACTGGAACAGTAACAATGGACGTAACTAAAGCAGTTAATGATGCTAAAGGTGGTCAAGTTACATATAGAGTTGATAAAAAAGGTAATATGCAAGCAGCAGTTGGAAAAGTTTCTTTCTCTGGTGAAGCAATTAACGAAAACATTAGAGCTTTCGTTGCAGCAATTAATAAAGCAAAACCTTCTACTGCTAAAGGTAAATATATTACAAATGCAGCAGTATCATTAACTATGTCTCCATCAATTAGATTAGACACAGTAGAATTAATGGATGTTAAATAA
- the rplK gene encoding 50S ribosomal protein L11 has product MAKKVQGKLKLQIPAGAANPSPPVGPALGQRGVNIMEFCKAFNEKTKDKAGYTIPVEITVYTDKSFTFELKQPPMTDLIKKISGVKKGSDNPLKNKVGKLTKEQVLEIVDMKIADLNTDDKEQAAKIVAGSARSMGIDVEA; this is encoded by the coding sequence ATGGCTAAAAAAGTACAAGGTAAACTTAAACTTCAAATACCAGCTGGTGCTGCAAATCCATCACCTCCAGTAGGACCTGCTCTTGGTCAAAGAGGTGTTAATATTATGGAATTTTGTAAAGCATTTAATGAAAAAACAAAAGATAAAGCAGGATACACAATCCCTGTAGAAATTACTGTTTATACAGATAAAAGTTTTACATTTGAATTAAAACAACCACCAATGACAGATTTAATTAAAAAAATCTCTGGAGTTAAAAAAGGTTCAGATAATCCACTTAAAAACAAAGTTGGAAAATTAACTAAAGAACAAGTTTTAGAAATAGTTGATATGAAAATAGCTGACTTAAATACAGATGATAAAGAGCAAGCTGCAAAAATTGTTGCTGGTTCTGCTAGATCTATGGGTATTGACGTAGAAGCATAA